ACTGAGGTGAATAAAGAATAGTTAGAGCAACCTGATAATGATATATTTGTGGTTGGAAAATTGCGATGttttaatttgtaaaattgactAAATCGTAACCTACAGTTTTAAACTCAAAGCAATACAGAAAAGCCTGTGACTCACAGCTTGTTCCTAAGCTCCTGAGAATCAGTCGAGCCGCCCAACTGGTTGACCATTCTTTGCATAGAAGAAACTgcatggaaagaaaaaatggttaTCAATTGGTTGTGGTCTACATCTTGCCCATCAACAGAATGCGGTGACCTTTTTTATATTGTCTTACCATTCTGGGATATTTTAAGTATAGAAGTCCCGATAGACTGAGACAGTCTTCCGAAGTCCTGTTCTCTCGCGGGTCCTCCGTTGTGATAGGATGAAAAGCCAAAATCCATGTCTACCAAAGATGATAGAAAATCTGGAATGATTAGGACTTGGATTTAGATTTGGACAAAGCGAAGAAGGGTTctgagaacaaaaaaattgacagcaAAACAGTGAATTACAGGGGCTTATTTTCACCTAGGTCCGGAGACGCGATGGGGGCGGAGTATGAGGCGCGAGTTCGAGAAGTTCGCGAGCGAGTTAAGGATAGTTATGGGGGGAAAACTGGGTTCCGTTATAATTTGTATAAAGTCTATAAGGACCTACTTTACCGTAGTGGCGAAGTCCGTCAAATGCCTGCGGAACCCGAGCTTGTGGGAGGTGACTCAGAAAATTAGATTACACGCAATGTCAGTCTGAGATACGTAGATGTGGGAATTTTTTAACACGCAATTTTCGACGCCTACTTGCCTTGTCAAGGATAATCGGTGACGACGGTTGTCTTGCTGCTTCTACGACGCGTAGGGTAAAATTTATCCGGCGAAAATCGATGAAATATCAGCGGTGGAAAATGTATtgtatgaggaaaaaataaccgTGAATGTTACAATTGTCAATAATAAGTTTGAGTGTAGAACGTCTGATCGGAGAATTCGGATCTTTCGTCAAAGCTCCGCACAGGGTGCGGCACTGTCGGGACTCACAGTTGGCGGGGACTTGCAGTTTTCTGCAGTTACCGACTCGAATTACTTCGCCGGCAAACGCAAAAAACGTTGCGAGAATCACGAGTGCATAACACGAGTATCGCGGTCGCGGCCGTAGCGGTGTAAGAACAGAGGAGGCAAAGCGGCTCTGAAACTGCCCCCAactagaaagagagagggagactGAGAATAAAAGCCGTTTTTTACTTGTGCATGTGCAGTTGGGGCACGAAAACTTTGAATCAAACCACCAGCCTTTTGTAGAATCTTGCATATCTTGTTATTCCAAACATAACCTTTCAAACTGATGTATGTAAACAAGCTGTACAATTACAAACTAACCTGTTGCTGTCGCTCACCCGCTCAGATGTTTGTAATCGCAGTAGGCATGTGTTagtagagagagaaaagtagCCACCTTTCAGCTGTTTTCTCTTTCACGAGAGCCTATAATTCCCCCACTCTAATCTCATACCTCTATGGTCGCGGCAGCCATTTTGTGGCTCGCGGTCCGATCGTCAGATGTCAAGCAAAAGATCGCGGAACGCCGACAAGTTCGGACAAGATTCGGTAAGCGGATTGAGCGTCTTGTTTGTGATGTCGAGTTTCAATGTTCAACGTTACAACGCtttagaaataacaaaatcgaGTAGTGACGGTAAAAATTCGGATTCTTAAAGCATTTCCTCGTGCGTGAAACAAAAGTCTTAGAAGTTGGTGATAATTTTACAGTGAAGCAGTGAAAACACTGAGCCGCCTCGTGACTTCGACGCTGCTCGATGTGTCCCGATTTGACGACAGATGCAGCAAGAGAAGCTGCTTTGGTGAAAATTCGGCGTAGCTGCGACTGTCAAAGTGAAAAGTGGGCCCACATCTTGCTGAATGTTCAACCTGGGTAAGTTTTGAATACGTTTTACGCCAATTAATTTAGTTGTTgccctggtgaaaatttctctcggaaaaTGATCAAATCGCGGAGTACCGGGGAATGTTTCATAAGAAAATATCGGCTTTCTACGGAACAGTCTGACTTCATCTGGTAACGTACCTGCATAATACATCTCTTGCTTTTTGTAACTGCTTACTTCAAAATTTGTTAGGCGATGCTTCCATAATTACTGTTGATCTATTCctgaaaaatcgtttctaatgaataaaattcctACCAGGCCGTATTACTTTTTGTCAGCTAGTCTCATACGTCGCCACTATTTTTCATTGTACTGCATTGTTCCTGACTTACTTCACGATCGTGTTTTTGCGTCATCAACACTGCGTTGTTTACATATTGAAATTAGCTAATTTCCAAGGTCAAAGTCTTGTATGCctgtataaaatttatgaactCTCTTCATTACTGGTTTCCTACGATTAGGAATATACCTTTTAAGCTATAGTGGAAGATTATTTGAGGTACAATTATCGTTTTGATTTATATTGCATTCTAATTTAACGAATTGGTGGATACAGAAGACTGAAAAATGCCCGTTGGGCTTGTTTTCCCAGGGTTTACGAAGCTTATTCTTGTATTTCGCGTCAAAGTTTTTAGGTTAAAAATATCCGTCATGTTCTTTTTAAAGTTAAGCCGCGCTACTTGAGCGTGGACTTACCACCCTGCGCTTCCGAGATCAAGTCGGCATTGCCGTAGATTGAGAGTCGGTAACTAATACTGTATTATGCAGATGAATTTCGGGTTCGTTAATGGCCTAATAAAAATCCGTctgtaattatttttgcagaatattgaattatttattatttaataaccAGTCGTCTGATTTTGAAATGCATTTCAAATACTAACGATCTAAGTATTATCCAAGAAATAACAACACAACAATTAGACTCTCgtcataaatattttattgaaaaggGATGAACATGCATCGTCGCGGTACTCTCTCACACACCCATACGCACACATACAACCCAATTCATGCATCAAATTGACGTACAGAATCATCATTACAATACATGTTATTAGTACTATTTACAATTATGCACAATTAATTACATGAAAAGTGTATATTTAAGTCTAATGCACGTATCCATTTAGGCGTATTATGTATACACGGCACATGCCTTACCTAGATTTTACATCTATATACacagatattgaaaatatagttTCGCGACTTACGCCTtggattaatttttctattttctactgacttgaaatttattttctatctcTTTCCCTATCGACAAATAAATGATTACAGGGGTTCGTGCGAGTTCAAGCCAGGCCTGATATAGTTAAATTATTTGTCATATCAAATTccaatacacacacacgtatagaTATACGGACGTATAATCACAACAGCTAAATCCATAAACCATCGGTAAAcgcgatttttcatttctaaattCATACGGACGATTTTTTCGGTTACTGTTCTTCCAACGCGTGAAAATTATCACAATCAGCTGCGTTACTTTGTTAATTGTTCTATAATTAGGATACTTATATACGTCGAACACATGTAAAACGATGAACTTATAACGCTACGACGATTTACACCATACTACACATACACTTATGTGTTTCATAAATACATGTACGAATAAGTATATACAGAgtttatattgtataaattatataggCTTGAGTTAATTTGTTATACCCTTATAGAGGTGTAATGATTTGGTCTgtctataatatattatttatgcatatgtgtcttttgattttttgcacATTGATCTGCATTTCTACACgtcatatataatatacatttaatGTGGTCgtgatatagatatacacaTTGTTGAAATATATCGTCAaagtgataataaaaaatatactatatgtatatgatataCGCTGTTAAAAATTACGAGTACTATTTCTCGTGTCAAATTTCACACGCTTTGGTGCAAAAtcggtataattttctttgatttGTGCCCGTTATACgcatgtgtgaaaaatttgcatcAAGCCCTGTAGAGTTTTCGGCAAACTTTCTTGCTcggggtgaaatttttgttcgtttttatTAGGTCGAGTAGAATTTAGAGATGCCTGCGCATGTATTTCAAACTacacgaatatttttcacattgatATACGCTAatagttatatatatgtatatgtatatatgctaTACGATTAccaatgataataacaacgataTTATTAATAGTCGTAGTATTTTTCGAAACTGATTATGCGTCCTTGCTAGTTTattatgtttttcttttattttaactTTAGTTTCTTACTATCGAATAACACGTGATATGATGGACGTGAGGAGAAAAGATTATTATTGATCATTACGTGTCGCGAGCTTtggtaaaattcaaaaaaattcaatcgatCAGATGTTAGGTACCTACgtgttgtttgtttttaaatcGTCAATAGTTCAACCGACAGCAGAACTGCAACGTTTTAAATCTGTTcggtaatattatatataattatacccTACAACGTATAATCTTTTCGCGGATTTAATTCAACATGgaaatcatgtataataatatatacgatttatacataatttccaTTATGTCGTCTTtggtcattttgaaaatttgttattcacacacacgcatactaTTTTCTATTGCATATTATATGGTATGTATAACCATACAATATTGTACAtgtattattttctctcttttcgagacagaggaaatatttttacgttgCTGACAATTAtagatacatacatgtatatataatgtacgtaACAATGTCCGTGTAATATAATTCATACAAGGTCTGACGATTTATATCTGACttgaaaatcgaatcgaatattatacacacacgcagaCACTCAtgttacatatacatatatacgttaGGCATGTTGTATATATCTGATGCTAAAATGCATCTACACTGTGAGTCTCGGATACGAAAAATGTGAGACTGGCTTTTGCGAAAAAGCAAGCTTGATTCGCACGTGTGACGATGAATTTAATTGagaaatttcttaaaattttttggagttGTTGAATATtgcgtttttgttttttttttttttggtagtttTTGTGTACGTGCAacgtttcaatcaaattatCGCAGATCTTGTTTAAGGATGGCATTATTGAAATGGTAATTTTTCTACAACAACTTTTCAGTGTTCATCGCGATTTAATCAGCGCGCCTCGTTTGCTTCACAATCTTGTCTCCTGTATCGATTCCAATCTTTGAATTTGCCGACGTTCGTTCACCGCGACGAAATAAGTCGTTACCAAACCCTTTGGTTTCACGTACGTGTCTCCACGCAATTCGCACTTGACACCCTGTTGCTCCAACAAGGCTGCAGTTTCCTTCGTTACCTGCAGACATAGGTGAGGTTAGAAATAAAatggaattcaaaaattaGCTCTCAACTgaaactttttgttttgtcaaGTTTCGAAATGGAATTACAGTTCATCGAGGTTGCAAGTTTCATCCGGATTCGAGTCGCAtgatttcatgattttttacttttcaacaCTTTGAGTCATAGTTGTAATAAGTATTCTTACCGCCTATTTTATATCCGATTTTTGTATAGTTAGAgaactttgaaaatcgaagaaataattcatttccgattAAGTTACTCCTctacacatatacatgttttacataaattataagtttttcggatcgctgattacgaatccgaaatagcattttaaaaattcaaaatggcggatccaatgtggatgacaaaaattttaaattcgatctaatccggagaaaaaactcTGTCCAACGGTTTTTGCGGTCgccgattacgaatctgaaatcggattttgaaaattgagtacggcgaatccaatcagagaccccaaaaatttgaaattttattcgggCACATTGGATccgtaattttgaatttttgaaatccgatttcagattcgtaataaACTACGCGAAAAACCATCCAACGTTATcatattataaaagttgactcggCGCAATAATGTGTGACTCAAAGAGTTGAAACTGCAACTTTCTCGTCTATACCTGAATTTTTCCCGGGACTCCGGTAGTGTCCATTCTCGAGGCCATGTTCACAGCATCTCCCCAGATGTCGTAAAGCGGTTTTTGCGCTCCAACCACACCGGCTGTCACTTCTCCGTGCGAAATGCCGATCCTGAGTCTAAAATATGAAACACGATAACTGCaaccttttgttttttgtttttttcttcaaattattcGGCGCAGTAACGCCGCTTTGAACATTTCGAAGATCGTTCGATCGAAGTTAagtcaaatttgaaacacgttTCACGTGAAAATCTTACTTGTACGGTTCGATGTTCGATATTTTCTCCCTGTTGATACCGTCGAGGACGTGCATCATTTGGGCCGCGAATCTAGTCATGACTGTTACGACGTGTTCTTGCTCGTGGTAGAGCCGATACTCTCCCGGCTTTCTTTCCCCGTCCGATTCGCCGTCCTCGTCCAGGCTTCCCGATCCTGAACTCCTTAGGGAGTCCCTGTGACCCGCGTCCAGACCGCAGGCCGCCATGTACGTCGTTCCTGAACGAGAAAGGGTAAAAGAGGAGTGATTGTCGGTGATAAAGTTTTTTCTATCCGTCGCAACTTGGCCAGTGATGTCAAATCcaaaatgttcttgaaacttgaaaccAAGTGTTTCAAGTTTGTTtagaaaagaacaaaaaaaaactgcccCCCTCTTAACGCGATCAACTCACCAGCCACTTTGATTTTCTCTACTCTCAGAAAACTCTGCTGGAACAGTAATTTGTCGAATTCGCAAATTATCTGGTTCAGAAtaatgagaatatttttttctgtcaggTCCGTTTCGTCCATCGACAATTCGGTCAGCGATGCAAACATCACTGCTACCGTGTCGTACGGTTTGTGATAGAGTTGTTCCTCGTTTCTATTAGTGTTCAAGTAAAACTCGGCTGAAAGAAAGttttaagtttaaaaaaaatttgtctcgCACTGAAGTCGAATTAaaatgaggctgaagttagtaacgtcaacgtaacgaaacgtcaatgaaaaaatcatcattttacaattttatgtAAAGACTTTGCAACAGttggattttaaaaatattagtatatattttattcgtcgTGGTTCACTAAATTTTAGACATTCGTGCTTCCTCAACACGCATCGCTGCGGTAACGTTACTAAAAACTTTTCATCGTCGTTAATCAAACATTCTTAAAACGAACCGACGTGCTCCGGAAGGATGTTTCTCAGCAACATTTTGTTAGCATTTCGCGTGTGGAATGCCTCGTCCTGTTCTTTTGTCAGCTGCCGTTTCCACTGGTAGTCGAGTCTGTTCAGGTACTCCGCCTGAAACGTTACATCATTCGATTAACGAAAAtgtttatataaatttacacGTAATAGgtgtaaatttaattttcaaccgcTCACCTGACGGTCGATTATGTGCAATGAAAATGTGAGGAAAACGACGCTCAGAATGTGAGCCACTCTGGGTTCCAATTGCGGGTTCCACGATTCGCCCGACTGTGGAGGAATAAACAGGGTCGCGATTATTTCGTCAATAACGATGTTTTACGATTGTTTGATTTAACTCGAGTTGTCACCTGAAACAGGGCCGATCTGAATACCCAGATGTTCCAAGTGTAGAAGCCCATTATCGAGCATCCGATTATGAGCTTGAGGCAAAAGTGTATCCGTAGGAAGAGAAAGCTCATCAATATTGCCAGCGAACACGTCTGAGTCATTTgctaaaatttccaaaaacatCCGTATAGTTTTGTGAATCTTACAGCTTAAGACCTGAAGctgtgaattaattaataattatgcaattgtgttaaatttttgcaCATTTTCTTACCCATTGCGGTGTGTTGCACTCTACGTCAGATGCTCCGATCGCTGTTATGCTCGAGGTGATGTTGTTCAGGGCGAGGTAATCCACGTTTTCGCATTCCACCTTtattgagagagagagagagagagagaaaaaaaaaagattgtgaGGATGCGATTCTTTCATatttgatacgaatttttttttttttttttttttcgttacaaaTTATACTCATCACGTACCACCATGTCCACCATGGCACAGGCTGCCAATAGAATTGTGATCACCAGGTAGAGACAGGTTCGTAAGAGAGTGCTCCAGACAACCTGCGGTTAGCAGAGAAACTTTGAGTTATATTCAAACATTTCGATATGTGATTCAtgcatttattcattcaaggAAATTTAGTTATAGGTGAAACTGTAAGTTTTAACaaagttcgaaaattttgatcgGTCGATCTTTTGATTAGTTTGATGAGTctcgttcaaattttcagagtCAGAGAGAACATTTTCATCTTCTACTTAAAATCATACGTACGAGTATTTTACGCTGATTACGTTACGAAGTACGTGTTGTTTTTCATCGCGGTTGTTTTACATGTGTTTATTAGGGTggttcatttttcaacatctttttcttatttaacGTGCcaaatagaaatatttgtgacaaatattggaaataaaaaattgtcgcaGAACTTGGAGGAGGTaggaaaatgttgtgaaaagtTGAACATTAGTAACCCTGGTATTTATATCACACAGGCACGTTACACACGATTCGTGCCCGCACATGTACAACGATTTCTCATACCTTGACGCTTGTCTGATACATAAATAGTAGCAGTTTATTCTCAGGCTGGGGAACGTGACCCTCCTGTTCTTCGTGAGGGTCCTTCCACCTTGTCCAAGCGTAATGGAGCCACGTGAAAGGCAACAACAAGACTAGGAATGCCATAGCTATTCCGTAAGCGATTCCCGTGCTTACGTGCCATCTGAAAGttacaaaatatttctgaaCCACGCGTGTTTCGAAAAGGCGAAATTCActtgttacttttttctccatttcaaTTAGAGTTTCAATCATGTATCCAACAATGATACATTTTACTTCGTTCGATCCCAAGGTGCCAGCTAAAGGTTAATCATGCATTTTACAACTCGATTAATTTCTTGCGAGTAATATTTGAAACCACTGTCTTGTTAACAACGAATTAACAAATTGAATCGAGACGCAAGCCACGTGTTTTCTTTATGCCCATCGGATACATGTTACGCGGGGCTGTGTAAGAAGTATATATATTCGCAAGATAAACTCGCGAACAAGCGATAAACCGTGTTTTTCTTGTATTAAGTGAGATTAGATCCGAAGACCAGATTTCGACCACGAACAACAAGACTAGCGGTTCGATATCGATTGACGGACAGATTGCATTCCGTACAATAGAgggagatattttttattacacgtatcgtatttgtttttatttatttttttttttttaatagttttcGTTGGGCATGACATCCAAACTATCAACGTTATTCACTGAGATTACATCGCGTTTGCACGTAACGTGACTCTGGTTACACAAACGATTGTTGCAACAAAGTATGATGTAAACTATCGCGTATGCAACGGGGAACATGTGTTTTTACACCACTGCACGTTGGTTGGATTAATGTAAATTCGACTTACGCCGACTGCGTTAGACTCGGTACCAAAGTCATGAAACCCATGCAGACCAAAACCAATCCGGCACAGCTCACGTAGAATTTGAACAGCGGGTCGGATTCTCGCATGAACGGCAACTCCCAGGTCAAGTCGTGGAACGTTAGGAAAAACGGGTTCAGGTGCTCGGCTTTGAACCATTGCCTGGAAAACAGTCTTCGTGAAATCAgaggtgatttttttaatcaatcatAAAATTGCCATGGTATAAATATACCGTTTCATAGATTTATTTCAGGTTCGTCCTTATTCGGGgtgtcgaagaattttttctcccccgttgtttttgaattatttgaagttgttGGGGGGATTTGTCATCACCCTAAACAAGGACTATCccaatatacatgtacgtatgaAAACTCACTCGAATTTGCTCAGCGGCATCTGTTGTATCGCAGTTTCCATATGAGCGTCGGCTGTCTTGAGCATTTGCTGATACTGTCGTAAATTGGTTCCCATGAAGGCGGTTCGCCTCCGAAACGTGCCGACGGTGACATCGGCGTGTCCATTAGCGACTGGCTGACTCCGGGTCTTGTTTTTCGCTGAAAATGAAATGCTGGGTCTTGCGCTTGATCTCCGGGCCTTAAGGTAGACTCTGGACTCTGTCCCATCCGGTGTCAAGAGGTTCTCGCTGTTCTGCAACAAGGTTCGCTTGTCAACGATCGTTATCGCGCCTATTCGTTGTTGAGTCGGAAGATTTCTTCCTCGAGATTCACTGTTTATTCAGGATTCAGGATTTATAAATCGGACCGTTAACGCACCTCAAACAAATCGCGATCATGGGAAATCAGAAGAGGCGATGGCGACGGCGTCAGGAGGTACGTTTTTATCTTGTACTTGTTGAGGGTCTCGTTGTTGACGGATTCTACCGGGGTGCAATTGTACTGGCTTACGTCCAGCAGGTTCAGGGTCTGTTGGGTAACGTGAACCTTTCCGGCTCTACCAGTTTGCTCCATTTTATTCGCTATTACGACGTCGCGGGACCAGACGTCGTATTGCCATTTGTTCGCCCCGATGATACCGGATATTATCGTACCCGAGTGAACTCCGATTCTCATGTCTACGTCGAGACCTCGCAGTTCTCGCACCTTTCGGATTATCTGGATCATGTCCAGACCTGAGGAAAATACAAACATCCATTCACGTTACGGATTTTGTGCTCGTATGGGATGCGGAACAGACCGGGACGGCTcgtttgaacatttttttttagccgtgacaaataatgaaagaagagagttgaaaaatgaaacaaattttttttttttggcgtcGTCGCTCCTCTTCTCTCCTTACCGAGGTCGACGCAGCTTTTCGCGTGATGGGCGTTCGGGTTTGGCACGCCGCTAACGCAGTAGTAACAATCTCCAAGGAACTTGATACGCAGAACGTTGTGTTTTTCCGACGCCTCGTCAAAGCTGCCGAAAAGATCGTTCAGAGTCTCGACGAGCTTTTGAACTGGCAGGGTTACCGTCAGACcggaaaaatttacaacgtcTGCGTACAAAATGCTCACGTTCTTGTGCGTTTCCACGTAGAGATCGCTGAAAACGTGTTTacacttttattatttatagtctGTACAGAACTATTATAGTTTAGTGAAATTAGACAGCCGCCGGACATTCGCATCGTAATATCCAACGATACAGcttgtttaataatttatacttGTAGGGTGTCTTCTGTTTTATCGTGTTGTGCTCCTCCATGAACTTGAATATGTTTCTGAAGTCCTTTTTTATCTGTGCCGCAATGTGCTGCGGCAATATACTCCGCGTTAGCTGTTCCTGTAAATATCGatgatcaaattatttttttttaaacgacgCTTAATTGAGTGAAAATTGTCGATGCTGTTATCATACGAACGTAATTCCAATCTCTGTTACAACGATAATCgtctctttgaaaaattacgttcCTTCTCGTAATTCGTCAATGTTTTATTGGACTTGTATTCCCAACCAAAAGTGACTCTCGGTGAGAATATCGAACGCTTCGCGATGGGATAataatctgagaaaaaaaatcaatcgtaACCAAGTTGACGAGATCATTcgtttttga
This is a stretch of genomic DNA from Neodiprion fabricii isolate iyNeoFabr1 chromosome 2, iyNeoFabr1.1, whole genome shotgun sequence. It encodes these proteins:
- the LOC124176352 gene encoding adenylate cyclase type 2 isoform X5 — encoded protein: MTATLCHLVSLALVTYKDERYLLGKLVPDAIYFICVNGLGLYFRFMNEVIIRRSFLDRRKCVESTLKLNYEKEQEEQLTRSILPQHIAAQIKKDFRNIFKFMEEHNTIKQKTPYNDLYVETHKNVSILYADVVNFSGLTVTLPVQKLVETLNDLFGSFDEASEKHNVLRIKFLGDCYYCVSGVPNPNAHHAKSCVDLGLDMIQIIRKVRELRGLDVDMRIGVHSGTIISGIIGANKWQYDVWSRDVVIANKMEQTGRAGKVHVTQQTLNLLDVSQYNCTPVESVNNETLNKYKIKTYLLTPSPSPLLISHDRDLFENSENLLTPDGTESRVYLKARRSSARPSISFSAKNKTRSQPVANGHADVTVGTFRRRTAFMGTNLRQYQQMLKTADAHMETAIQQMPLSKFELFSRQWFKAEHLNPFFLTFHDLTWELPFMRESDPLFKFYVSCAGLVLVCMGFMTLVPSLTQSAWHVSTGIAYGIAMAFLVLLLPFTWLHYAWTRWKDPHEEQEGHVPQPENKLLLFMYQTSVKVVWSTLLRTCLYLVITILLAACAMVDMVVECENVDYLALNNITSSITAIGASDVECNTPQWQMTQTCSLAILMSFLFLRIHFCLKLIIGCSIMGFYTWNIWVFRSALFQSGESWNPQLEPRVAHILSVVFLTFSLHIIDRQAEYLNRLDYQWKRQLTKEQDEAFHTRNANKMLLRNILPEHVAEFYLNTNRNEEQLYHKPYDTVAVMFASLTELSMDETDLTEKNILIILNQIICEFDKLLFQQSFLRVEKIKVAGTTYMAACGLDAGHRDSLRSSGSGSLDEDGESDGERKPGEYRLYHEQEHVVTVMTRFAAQMMHVLDGINREKISNIEPYKLRIGISHGEVTAGVVGAQKPLYDIWGDAVNMASRMDTTGVPGKIQVTKETAALLEQQGVKCELRGDTYVKPKGLVTTYFVAVNERRQIQRLESIQETRL
- the LOC124176352 gene encoding adenylate cyclase type 2 isoform X3, producing the protein MGTLEGALPDVITYSVIGVLLCPLITLSCRTKFVAKDPCVPVLLSCLTVALLVIGDVAMPLYRAASQGNNTPAVRPAYATHTLLACYVFLPLTENLHAFLLGMTATLCHLVSLALVTYKDERYLLGKLVPDAIYFICVNGLGLYFRFMNEVIIRRSFLDRRKCVESTLKLNYEKEQEEQLTRSILPQHIAAQIKKDFRNIFKFMEEHNTIKQKTPYNDLYVETHKNVSILYADVVNFSGLTVTLPVQKLVETLNDLFGSFDEASEKHNVLRIKFLGDCYYCVSGVPNPNAHHAKSCVDLGLDMIQIIRKVRELRGLDVDMRIGVHSGTIISGIIGANKWQYDVWSRDVVIANKMEQTGRAGKVHVTQQTLNLLDVSQYNCTPVESVNNETLNKYKIKTYLLTPSPSPLLISHDRDLFENSENLLTPDGTESRVYLKARRSSARPSISFSAKNKTRSQPVANGHADVTVGTFRRRTAFMGTNLRQYQQMLKTADAHMETAIQQMPLSKFELFSRQWFKAEHLNPFFLTFHDLTWELPFMRESDPLFKFYVSCAGLVLVCMGFMTLVPSLTQSAWHVSTGIAYGIAMAFLVLLLPFTWLHYAWTRWKDPHEEQEGHVPQPENKLLLFMYQTSVKVVWSTLLRTCLYLVITILLAACAMVDMVVECENVDYLALNNITSSITAIGASDVECNTPQWQMTQTCSLAILMSFLFLRIHFCLKLIIGCSIMGFYTWNIWVFRSALFQSGESWNPQLEPRVAHILSVVFLTFSLHIIDRQAEYLNRLDYQWKRQLTKEQDEAFHTRNANKMLLRNILPEHVAEFYLNTNRNEEQLYHKPYDTVAVMFASLTELSMDETDLTEKNILIILNQIICEFDKLLFQQSFLRVEKIKVAGTTYMAACGLDAGHRDSLRSSGSGSLDEDGESDGERKPGEYRLYHEQEHVVTVMTRFAAQMMHVLDGINREKISNIEPYKLRIGISHGEVTAGVVGAQKPLYDIWGDAVNMASRMDTTGVPGKIQVTKETAALLEQQGVKCELRGDTYVKPKGLVTTYFVAVNERRQIQRLESIQETRL
- the LOC124176352 gene encoding adenylate cyclase type 2 isoform X4, with protein sequence MPLYRAASQGNNTPAVRPAYATHTLLACYVFLPLTENLHAFLLGMTATLCHLVSLALVTYKDERYLLGKLVPDAIYFICVNGLGLYFRFMNEVIIRRSFLDRRKCVESTLKLNYEKEQEEQLTRSILPQHIAAQIKKDFRNIFKFMEEHNTIKQKTPYNDLYVETHKNVSILYADVVNFSGLTVTLPVQKLVETLNDLFGSFDEASEKHNVLRIKFLGDCYYCVSGVPNPNAHHAKSCVDLGLDMIQIIRKVRELRGLDVDMRIGVHSGTIISGIIGANKWQYDVWSRDVVIANKMEQTGRAGKVHVTQQTLNLLDVSQYNCTPVESVNNETLNKYKIKTYLLTPSPSPLLISHDRDLFENSENLLTPDGTESRVYLKARRSSARPSISFSAKNKTRSQPVANGHADVTVGTFRRRTAFMGTNLRQYQQMLKTADAHMETAIQQMPLSKFELFSRQWFKAEHLNPFFLTFHDLTWELPFMRESDPLFKFYVSCAGLVLVCMGFMTLVPSLTQSAWHVSTGIAYGIAMAFLVLLLPFTWLHYAWTRWKDPHEEQEGHVPQPENKLLLFMYQTSVKVVWSTLLRTCLYLVITILLAACAMVDMVVECENVDYLALNNITSSITAIGASDVECNTPQWQMTQTCSLAILMSFLFLRIHFCLKLIIGCSIMGFYTWNIWVFRSALFQSGESWNPQLEPRVAHILSVVFLTFSLHIIDRQAEYLNRLDYQWKRQLTKEQDEAFHTRNANKMLLRNILPEHVAEFYLNTNRNEEQLYHKPYDTVAVMFASLTELSMDETDLTEKNILIILNQIICEFDKLLFQQSFLRVEKIKVAGTTYMAACGLDAGHRDSLRSSGSGSLDEDGESDGERKPGEYRLYHEQEHVVTVMTRFAAQMMHVLDGINREKISNIEPYKLRIGISHGEVTAGVVGAQKPLYDIWGDAVNMASRMDTTGVPGKIQVTKETAALLEQQGVKCELRGDTYVKPKGLVTTYFVAVNERRQIQRLESIQETRL